The genomic region ACGATGGTCTGCCCCAGCGCCTGGACTACCGGCGCGTGACGGCCTTCTTCCGGGGACGCGACGTCCATCTCACCGAAGTCGAGCGGCAGGTCGTCATCGACCACGCCTACGTCCGTGGTTGGAGTCCCTACCGGCTCGGGGCCGCCCTGCAGATCAGCCGCAAGCACGCCCGTGACCTGCTCCGGCAGTCCGCCAACAAGGTCCTCGATCGCGACCGCACCTACGGCGTGCCACGGCCCAAGAAGAAGCGGAAGAAGACCGCTCCGGCAGCAGGCGGCCCTGCAGCCGTCAAGCCCTGCACCCAGCAGGCCGTACCCCGCCCGGCAGCGTCGACGCCGGCGATGTCCCCTCTCGGAAAGGCCGCATGACCCACCCCGTCCTGGCCCTCGGTGTCGCTCCGGACCTCCCTCTCCTCCTCGCCGCCGTCGTGCC from Streptomyces sp. QL37 harbors:
- a CDS encoding WhiB family transcriptional regulator — encoded protein: MRHITTHDAPATGLRGIGDTSWHTRGACYGLDVEDAEAVFFPGPRDHEEIAEAKELCGWCPVRRDCLDFALENGLKEGVWGGLTEAERRPLHDGLPQRLDYRRVTAFFRGRDVHLTEVERQVVIDHAYVRGWSPYRLGAALQISRKHARDLLRQSANKVLDRDRTYGVPRPKKKRKKTAPAAGGPAAVKPCTQQAVPRPAASTPAMSPLGKAA